From the Theobroma cacao cultivar B97-61/B2 chromosome 2, Criollo_cocoa_genome_V2, whole genome shotgun sequence genome, one window contains:
- the LOC18607832 gene encoding phospholipase D delta — protein sequence MGRDSTGSSRAIGETTFLHGELDLWIIEAKSLPNMDLASERMRRFFTMFGTCDTYFRKKPKASGRQSMITSDPYVSVCLAGATVAQTRIIANCENPLWDEHFIVPVAHPVVKIEFHVKDNDVLGAQLIGVVEIAVEKVLPGHEINDWFPIIGHFGNCLKPYPEIHVSLQFRPMRQNPLYQHGVGTGPDYMGVPNTYFPLRKGGSVTLYQDAHVPDSLLPEILLDGGKVYQQGKCWEDICHAILEAHHLIYIVGWSVYHPIKLVREPTKPLPNGGQLSLGELLKYKSQEGVRVVMLIWDDKTSHDRGLLKTVGVMQTHDEETKRFFKHSSVRCVLAPRYASNKLSFFKQQVVGTLFTHHQKCVLLDTQASGNNRKITAFIGGLDLCDGRYDTPEHRLFRDLDTVFKDDFHNPTFPSNAQSPRQPWHDLHCKIEGPAAYDVLTNFEQRWRKAAKWRDFKLRKVTPWHDEALIRVDRISWIISPSPGSDGDKIVRVCDEEDPENWHVQVFRSIDSGSVKGFPKDVKQAAAQNLVCGKNLKVDRSIHAAYIKAIRSAQHFIYIENQYFLGSSYYWPSYKNAGADNLIPMELALKIASKISTNERFSVYIVIPMWPEGVPNSNAVQEILFWQGQTMAVMYSIIAQELEKSGLSDQYHPQDYLNFYCLGKRDPSSSESSSQVNQQTDNRALALAQEFRRFMIYVHAKGMIVDDEYVIMGSANINQRSLDGSRDTEIAMGAYQPNYTWAAKKSHPHGQVYGYRMSLWAEHLGKLEDTFREPQSLECIKLVNKIAKRNWKSFVDDDYREMRGHLMLYPIKIRRNGTVGPLPGYETFPDIGGKVLGASTNLPDVLTT from the exons ATGGGTCGTGACAGTACTGGAAGCAGCAGGGCCATTGGGGAAACCACTTTTCTTCATGGTGAACTTGACTTGTGGATTATAGAGGCTAAATCTCTTCCAAATATGGATTTAGCTTCAGAAAGAATGAGGAGATTTTTCACTATGTTTGGAACTTGTGACACTTACTTTCGAAAAAAACCTAAGGCCTCGGGCAGGCAGTCTATGATTACCAGTGACCCTTATGTATCTGTTTGCCTTGCAGGGGCTACAGTTGCTCAAACTAGAATAATTGCCAATTGTGAGAACCCCCTGTGGGATGAACATTTCATTGTGCCAGTTGCACATCCTGTAGTAAAAATTGAGTTTCATGTTAAGGATAATGATGTTCTTGGTGCTCAACTTATAGGAGTAGTTGAGATAGCTGTTGAAAAAGTCCTTCCAGGACATGAAATTAATGATTGGTTCCCCATTATTGGTCATTTTGGGAATTGTTTGAAACCCTATCCTGAAATTCATGTTTCTCTTCAGTTTAGGCCAATGAGACAAAACCCTCTATATCAACATGGCGTTGGGACTGGACCAGATTACATGGGAGTCCCCAATACGTATTTCCCTCTCCGTAAAGGAGGAAGTGTGACCCTTTATCAAGATGCTCATGTACCTGATTCTTTGCTACCTGAAATTTTACTTGATGGTGGAAAAGTTTATCAGCAAGGCAAATGCTGGGAAGACATATGCCATGCCATTCTAGAAGCACATCACCTCATATATATAGTTGGTTGGTCTGTCTATCATCCTATAAAACTTGTGAGGGAACCAACAAAGCCTTTACCTAATGGAGGGCAGCTTTCTTTGGGAGAGTTATTGAAATACAAGTCGCAAGAAGGGGTCCGTGTGGTTATGCTGATATGGGATGATAAAACTTCGCATGACAGGGGTCTCTTGAAAACG GTAGGTGTTATGCAGACTCATGATGAAGAGactaaaagatttttcaaacaCTCAAGTGTTCGTTGTGTGCTTGCTCCTCGTTATGCAAGCAACAAGCTTAGTTTTTTCAAGCAACAG GTTGTGGGAACCCTTTTCACACATCATCAGAAATGCGTGCTTCTTGACACCCAAGCTTCAGGAAATAATCGGAAAATAACTGCTTTCATTGGTGGTCTAGATTTATGTGATGGCAGATATGACACCCCTGAGCACCGTCTCTTTCGTGATCTTGACACTGTCTTCAAGGATGATTTTCATAATCCAACATTTCCT TCTAATGCCCAAAGCCCGAGGCAACCGTGGCATGATCTACACTGCAAAATTGAGGGTCCTGCTGCATATGATGTATTGACTAACTTTGAACAAAGATGGAGAAAGGCTGCAAAATGGCGTGACTTCAAGCTAAGAAAGGTCACTCCTTGGCACGATGAGGCCTTGATAAGGGTAGATCGTATTTCATGGATAATATCTCCCTCTCCTGGTTCTGATGGAGACAAAATTGTGCGTGTTTGTGATGAAGAGGACCCTGAGAATTGGCATGTGCAG GTATTCCGGTCTATCGATTCCGGATCTGTAAAAGGATTTCCAAAGGATGTTAAGCAAGCTGCAGCTCAG AATCTTGTCTGTGGAAAGAACTTGAAAGTAGACAGGAGCATCCATGCAGCTTATATAAAAGCAATAAGGTCGGCACAacactttatatatatagagaatCAATATTTCCTCGGGTCTTCATATTATTGGCCATCATACAAAAATGCAG GTGCTGATAACTTAATCCCTATGGAATTGGCTCTGAAAATTGCCAGCAAAATCAGTACAAATGAGCGTTTCTCCGTGTATATAGTGATACCTATGTGGCCAGAGGGTGTGCCAAATAGCAATGCTGTGCAGGAAATATTATTTTGGCAG GGACAAACAATGGCTGTAATGTACTCAATCATTGCACAAGAACTCGAAAAATCAGGCCTTTCCGATCAATATCATCCACAAGATTATTTGAACTTCTATTGCCTCGGTAAGCGTGATCCTTCCTCTTCAGAAAGTTCATCTCAGGTAAATCAGCAAACAGATAACCGTGCACTG GCATTGGCTCAAGAGTTCCGCAGATTCATGATTTATGTCCATGCCAAAGGGATGATAGTTGATGATGAGTATGTGATCATGGGATCAGCAAACATTAACCAGAGATCCTTGGATGGTTCAAGGGACACAGAAATAGCTATGGGTGCTTACCAACCGAATTACACATGGGCAGCAAAGAAATCCCACCCACATGGCCAG GTTTATGGTTATCGGATGTCTCTGTGGGCTGAACACCTTGGCAAACTGGAGGATACTTTCCGGGAACCACAAAGCCTGGAATGTATAAAGCTTGTTAACAAGATTGCCAAACGTAACTGGAAATCATTTGTGGATGATGATTACAGAGAAATGAGGGGACACTTGATGCTGTATCCAATTAAAATCAGAAGAAACGGGACGGTTGGTCCATTGCCAGGTTATGAAACGTTTCCTGATATCGGTGGTAAAGTTCTTGGAGCATCCACCAATCTTCCTGATGTTCTAACAACTTAA
- the LOC18607833 gene encoding cleavage and polyadenylation specificity factor subunit 3-I: MASTGQPSSLKRRDAPLTREGDQLTITPLGAGNEVGRSCVYMSYKSKTVLFDCGIHPGYSGMAALPYFDEIDPSTIDALLITHFHLDHAASLPYFLEKTTFRGRVFMTHATKAIYKLILTDYVKVSKVSVEDMLFDEQDINRSMDKIEVIDFHQTVEVNGIKFWCYTAGHVLGAAMFMVDIAGVRVLYTGDYSREEDRHLRAAELPQFSPDICIIESTYGVQLHQPRHIREKRFTDAVHSTISQGGRVLIPAFALGRSQELLLILDEYWSNHPELHNIPIYYASPLAKKCMAVYQTYILSMNERIRNQFANSNPFKFKHISPLNSIEDFSDVGPSVVMASPGGLQSGLSRQLFDMWCSDKRNACILPGYVVEGTLAKTIINEPKEVTLMNGLTAPLCMQVHYISFSAHADYAQTSTFLKELMPPNIILVHGEANEMGRLKQKLITELTDGNTKIITPKNCQSVEMYFNSEKMAKTIGRLAEKTPEVGETVSGVLVKKGFTYQIMAPDDIHIFSQLSTANITQRITIPFAGAFGVIKHRLEQIYESVESSTDEESGVPTLRVHDRVTVKQDSDKHISLHWTSDPISDMVSDSIVALVLNISREIPKVVVESEAVKMEEENGKKAEKVIHALLVSLFGDVKLGENGKLMISVDGNVAHLDKQSGDVESENEGLKERVKTAFRRIQSAVKPIPLSAS, translated from the exons ATGGCTTCAACAGGGCAGCCATCGTCACTTAAAAGAAGAGATGCGCCATTAACAAGAGAAGGAGATCAGCTTACTATAACCCCTTTAGGGGCTGGCAATGAAGTTGGTCGTTCTTGTGTTTACATGTCTTATAAAAGCAAAACTGTACTG TTTGATTGTGGAATTCATCCTGGTTACTCGGGTATGGCAGCTTTGCCGTATTTCGATGAGATTGATCCGTCAACAATAGATGCCCTTCTTATCACCCa CTTTCACTTGGATCATGCTGCATCCCTACCGTACTTTCTGGAAAAG ACCACATTCAGAGGCCGAGTCTTTATGACTCATGCAACAAAGGCTATCTATAAGCTGATTCTGACTGATTATGTCAAAGTGAGCAAAGTTTCAGTTGAAGACATGTTATTTGACGAACAAGACATTAATCGTTCCATGGATAAAATTGAG GTTATTGATTTCCACCAAACTGTGGAAGTAAATGGCATTAAATTTTGGTGCTATACTGCTGGTCATGTTCTTGGTGCTGCCATGTTTATGGTTGACATTGCTGGCGTTCGAGTCCTTTACACTGGAGACTATTCTCGGGAAGAAGACCGGCATCTCCGTGCTGCTGAGCTCCCACAGTTCTCTCCCGATATATGCATAATTGAATCCACTTATGGTGTCCAGCTCCACCAACCACGACACATTCGGGAGAAGCGATTTACTGATGCTGTCCATTCTACTATATCACAAGGGGGTCGTGTTCTAATTCCAGCATTTGCCCTTGGTCGTTCGCAAGAACTTCTATTGATCCTTGATGAGTATTGGTCAAACCACCCTGAGCTTCATAACATTCCAATATATTATGCCTCTCCACTTGCAAAAAAGTGTATGGCTGTTTATCAAACATACATACTTTCCATGAATGAGAGAATTCGCAACCAATTTGCAAACTCAAACCCCTTCAAGTTCAAGCACATTTCACCATTAAATAGCATTGAGGATTTTAGTGATGTAGGCCCATCTGTTGTAATGGCAAGTCCTGGTGGACTTCAGAGTGGGTTGTCACGCCAACTCTTTGACATGTGGTGTTCTGATAAGAGAAATGCTTGTATTTTACCTGGTTATGTCGTTGAAGGGACACTGGCAAAAACAATTATTAATGAACCAAAGGAAGTCACGCTCATGAATGGTCTGACTGCTCCACTCTGCATGCAGGTTCATTACATTTCATTCTCTGCCCATGCAGACTATGCGCAGACTAGTACATTTTTGAAAGAGCTCATGCCTCCCAACATAATTCTTGTTCATGGAGAAGCAAATGAGATGGGGAGACTCAAACAGAAGCTTATTACCGAGTTGACCGATGGCAACACCAAAATCATTACCCCTAAGAATTGTCAGTCTGTTGAGATGTATTTTAACTCAGAGAAAATGGCTAAGACCATTGGAAGATTGGCTGAAAAGACCCCAGAAGTAGGTGAAACTGTCAGTGGTGTTCTGGTAAAGAAAGGTTTCACGTACCAGATAATGGCTCCTGATGATATACATATCTTCTCACAGCTATCAACAGCTAATATCACTCAGAGGATTACTATCCCATTTGCTGGTGCCTTTGGTGTGATAAAGCATCGACTTGAGCAGATATATGAGAGTGTGGAATCATCAACAGATGAAGAATCTGGGGTTCCAACATTGCGGGTGCATGATAGAGTGACTGTGAAGCAGGATTCAGATAAGCATATTTCATTGCATTGGACATCAGATCCTATAAGTGACATGGTGTCAGATTCCATTGTAGCTTTGGTTCTGAACATTAGCCGAGAGATCCCCAAGGTAGTAGTTGAATCTGAGGCTGTgaaaatggaagaagaaaatgggaaaaaggCAGAAAAAGTTATTCATGCACTCCTAGTTTCACTCTTTGGGGATGTCAAATTAGGAGAAAATGGAAAGCTTATGATAAGTGTGGACGGGAATGTAGCTCATCTTGATAAACAGAGTGGGGATGTTGAGAGTGAAAATGAAGGTCTTAAGGAGAGAGTAAAGACAGCTTTTCGGCGAATTCAAAGTGCAGTAAAGCCAATCCCTCTCTCTGCATCTTAG
- the LOC18607834 gene encoding magnesium transporter MRS2-4, whose protein sequence is MGKGPFSFRRSSTRRRRPKSTTVPQPPTPTPPPPPAGAASSSSPPPPSAGNLIGGGGGGGAVGAAGKGKKKAAGAKLWMRFDTMGISELVEYDKSTIIERASIPARDLRILGPVFSHSSTILAREKAMVVNLEFIKAIVTAEEVLILDPLQQEVLQFVDQLRQQLPHKSACKIQGAGAMDVNDSEMHVSTGRQWLPVPEAMEGLQCELPFEFQVLEIALEVVCSFLDKSVAELERDAYPILDELARNVSTKNLEHVRSLKSNLTRLLARVQKVRDEIEHLLDDNEDMSHLYLTRKWIQNQQSEALSGAAVSNSISTTTTHLPRLGSHRSASLVSSHNLDDDDVEDLEMLLEAYFMQLDGTRNKILSVREYIDDTEDYVNIQLDNQRNELIQLQLTLTIASFAVAVETLVAGWFGMNIPCTLYNKDGIFELFVGGVTAGCVLIFLLILGYARWKKLLGS, encoded by the exons ATGGGCAAAGGCCCCTTCTCATTCCGCCGCTCCTCCACTCGGCGACGGCGTCCGAAATCCACTACGGTCCCACAACCGCCGACGCCGACGCCCCCGCCGCCGCCCGCTGGAGCCGCTTCTTCATCTTCACCTCCGCCTCCGAGCGCAGGTAATTTGATTGGCGGTGGCGGTGGTGGTGGTGCGGTGGGAGCGGCGGGGAAGGGGAAGAAGAAGGCGGCGGGGGCAAAGCTATGGATGAGATTTGATACGATGGGGATTTCGGAGTTGGTGGAATACGATAAGAGTACGATAATTGAAAGAGCTTCGATTCCTGCTAGGGATTTGAGGATTCTTGGCCCTGTCTTCTCTCACTCCTCCACTATTCTTG CCAGGGAGAAAGCTATGGTTGTCAATTTAGAGTTTATAAAGGCTATAGTTACAGCCGAAGAAGTTCTTATACTGGATCCACTCCAACAGGAGGTTCTTCAATTTGTAGATCAACTAAGACAACAACTTCCTCATAAAAGTGCATGTAAGATCCAAGGAGCAGGTGCAATGGATGTAAATGATAGTGAAATGCATGTATCAACTGGTAGACAGTGGTTACCGGTTCCAGAAGCCATGGAGGGTTTGCAGTGTGAACTTCCGTTTGAGTTTCAGGTTCTGGAGATAGCTTTAGAGGTTGTCTGCTCATTTTTGGACAAGAGTGTGGCAGAACTTGAGAGAGATGCTTATCCCATCTTGGATGAACTGGCCAGAAATGTCAGTACCAAGAATCTTGAACATGTGCGGAGTTTGAAAAGTAATCTCACTCGTCTTCTTGCACGTGTACAAAAG GTGAGGGATGAAATTGAACATCTACTGGATGACAATGAAGATATGTCTCATTTGTATTTAACAAGAAAGTGGATCCAAAATCAGCAATCCGAGGCTCTGTCAGGAGCTGCAGTTTCAAATAGCATCAGTACTACTACAACCCATCTACCTCGACTTGGTTCACACAGGAGTGCAAGTTTGGTGAGCAGCCACAATTTGGATGACGATGATGTCGAGGATTTGGAGATGTTGCTTGAGGCTTATTTCATGCAGCTGGATGGAACACGTAACAAGATATTATCT GTTCGTGAATATATTGATGATACAGAAGACTATGTCAATATCCAACTTGACAACCAGCGAAATGAACTCATTCAACTTCAATTGACATTGACCATTGCATCGTTTGCTGTAGCTGTTGAAACTTTGGTAGCTGGGTGGTTTGGTATGAACATCCCTTGTACATTGTACAACAAGGATGGGATATTTGAACTCTTTGTTGGAGGTGTTACAGCAGGGTGTGTGTTGATTTTCCTGCTTATCCTAGGGTATGCCAGATGGAAGAAACTGCTTGGTTCTTAA
- the LOC18607835 gene encoding uncharacterized protein At4g06598: MPNSKGSTNIRNLMFAGKHALLPPKSPFPTVSPTYTDYVPNNVIGSKAVQKPREGSTHHQRTSSESLLIDEQPSWLDDLLNEPETPVRRGGHRRSSSDSFAYIDVANAPNLDYAVQDEYRYKNMISAPSWASQDFDYHGHKDARLASFYTDSNLVKQKNRAWDSSLNTVTHPSGLPLRENTILQGLGSSCAPQEVEGAPSTASEKQDSAESSPLDAKASSERKDNSHAKSSASDSDTKRAKQQFAQRSRVRKLQYIAELERNVQALQAEGSEVSAELEFLNQQNLILSMENKALKQRLESLAQEQVIKYLEQEVLEREIGRLRLLYQQQQNQQQQQPSSSHRRSSSRDLDSQFANLSLKHKDASSGHDPVTGSLRI, encoded by the exons ATGCCGAATTCCAAGGGGTCAACAAACATAagaaatttgatgtttgctgGAAAACATGCTTTACTTCCTCCAAAAAGCCCATTTCCTACAGTCTCCCCAACATATACTGATTATGTCCCCAACAATGTAATTGGATCAAAAGCAGTTCAAAAGCCTAGAGAGGGAAGTACACACCACCAGCGCACTTCCTCTGAAAGTCTTCTGATAGATGAACAACCTTCTTGGCTTGATGATCTCCTTAATGAGCCTGAGACTCCTGTGCGCAGAGGAGGTCATCGACGTTCATCAAGTGACTCTTTTGCATATATTGATGTGGCTAATGCTCCTAACCTAGATTATGCAGTTCAGGATGAGTACAGATACAAAAATATGATTTCTGCACCTTCTTGGGCATCTCAGGACTTTGATTATCATGGTCACAAAGATGCTCGGCTTGCCTCTTTCTACACTGATTCGAACTTGGTAAAGCAAAAGAATAGGGCATGGGATTCATCTTTGAATACTGTGACCCATCCAAGTGGGCTTCCTCTTAGAGAAAACACCATTCTCCAGGGTTTAGGATCATCATGTGCACCACAAGAAGTAGAGGGTGCTCCATCAACAGCAAGCGAAAAACAAGATTCTGCTGAGTCCTCCCCTCTTGATGCAAAAGCTTCTTCTGAGAGAAAGGATAATTCTCACGCTAAGTCTTCGGCATCTGACAGTGATACAAAACGTGCCAAGCA GCAGTTTGCTCAGCGCTCAAGGGTGCGTAAACTTCAGTACATAGCTGAGCTGGAAAGAAATGTACAAGCTTTGCAG GCAGAAGGATCTGAAGTTTCAGCTGAGCTTGAATTTCTCAACCAGCAGAATCTTATTCTTAGCATGGAGAACAAAGCTCTTAAGCAACGTTTAGAGAGTTTAGCTCAGGAGCAGGTCATCAAATATC TTGAACAGGAAGTATTGGAGAGGGAGATTGGTAGGCTACGATTGTTGTACCAGCAGCAGCAAAATCAACAGCAACAGCAACCATCTTCTAGCCATCGACGCTCTAGCAGTAGAGATCTTGATTCCCAATTCGCAAACCTCTCTCTGAAACACAAGGATGCCAGTTCTGGTCATGACCCTGTAACTGGTTCACTCcgcatttaa